Genomic segment of Citrus sinensis cultivar Valencia sweet orange chromosome 7, DVS_A1.0, whole genome shotgun sequence:
ATTTAACAGAAGGAAGaccaataataaaatcataaaaatgaaagctcaTGCACCTATAAAATAGCGAGCGAATATTGAGTTGTCTAGTCTAGATGAAATCCACTTGATTCATATGGAAGCTAAATAGTAGTAAGAGTATTATGATCGAAATATAAAGAGAGATATATATAGTACACAACAGCAATTAGagtaatgataaaatattagatgCAGTTgccaaaattaaacaaatcgCAAACACAATAATGTCACAGAGCCTTTCAGAAAATACACAGGGCATAGCAGTACCTCCGAGGATCTGAAAGTCGTATTAACATAAGAAAAGCCAATTGATAATCTAAACGATAATATGATTCAGAAAAGGTATTGAAACTAAACAAGAGGTTGAAAGACAGAAGATGCATATTTTAAAACGTTTCTTCCTGATGCAGTCAGAAaggtttataaataaatagaagttattttatatatgattcACATGCAACTCTGCTAGTATGAGTGAGAGTGAGAACAATCAATTGATACAAAAGATTTCAGAAAATCAACTCAGCAAGTGTTCCTAATTTGGACATCCCatgatgaagaaaatttttgtacCTATGCAATggtacaaattaaaaaagaggAGAAAGGTACCACCTTGTTGTATATGTCATGATAAGAATCCTTGACTTGTAAAATCCTTGGGATGAAGCGAAGAAGAAATTTACATCTCTGGAGAACTCTGCAACAAAGTGCTCAATCCGATTCTGAGGCATCATATGAAGGGTCAAACTGCATCAAAATAATTGTGCGACTGCAAGAAAATACAGCATCAAAACTGAACTgacaacatatatatatattttgtatttcactttttttcatCTCCCTCAAATGGTGGGTAAGCATCATAAGAGGATGGGTggaatataaaatttctttggaCTGAAGAAGAATTATGGAAAGATgaaatattagataaaaaagataataaatcaTCATCAATGCCAAGACTGACAGAAATCAGATGAAAGGTAAAGATTTCCATTAAATCGACTTGCAAAAAAATGTTTCTGTACTAAACATCATCTTCTATATTTCTTAACATGCAAACCTCCcaaaaagattttctttcgCCTGCTCTATTCCCTCATTACCAAAGAATGGGCCAGCCCTAAAtcataaattacattaaatgaCCCATGGGtacaattttgaataaatGTTGACCATGCAACAATAATAAGTAATCTGCCAAAAAGAATGCTAGAAAGAAAGAGATCTATTTTGGTTCCAAAATTGCATCTCAATTCTGTATGATTGTTAGAGTGATATCGTTATGATTTCTCAGACAAAATGATGAGTCGGATATTCCTGCTCATATCCATTATAATCATAGTATAGCCTCTCTCCCTTAGCAATATCACGAGTAGCAACCAAAAAGACCCTGCATTCACCATTTACACTGTATCTCACGCACTTACAGTTCTGCTTCTTCCTGCCTTCCCTGCACAAAATTGGAGATGTTTTAAGATCCCTGGACTTAAGTATACTGTCAATCCAAActacaaaaagaaacaaagaattGTACTGAGTACATTGGAGCTACACTAGTCAACTTGTTGAGGGATAACAACAGAATTCATGGCCTGGAACAAGTTTGTATAAGTATATAAACTAaacaagtatatatatatctttgcTATAGTCAGAATACGGACAAACAATGAGATGAGTTACACAATCTTACAGAGTATAATTGTTTATGCCATTGATAAAGCGAGCAATGTTTCCACGTTTATCAGGACATATGACAAGACTTTTAGATGGGTCTGTTGCCAGAAGAAGGGTCATCATACTGTCACAATCATCATGTTCCCGATTTCTAATGAAATCCACATCGCCGATGTATTCTGCAATAAATGTCATATCCTTTATCTGGCCATCTGCCTCTACGGTAAAACTGCATCCCAAAATGAACATCATTTTACGTAATGTACTATTATCAAATACAAATGCTAGCACTATAAATTagttaaagacaaaaatacccTTCACATGAATCATAAACTACTACAAGGGGAGGGCATTCGCCTCTTTTACACATTGCTCTACACTGTTCCAACGTCTCCGTATCTTCTTTGGAAAGAACCTGATAAATAGAACAATATACTTAACTAATGTGCAATATCAATGCCTACAAGTTCTTCAGGGAAAGCAAATAGGAAAGTATAGTTACAACAGCAAACCTGCATGCCACCTTCTTCAAATTCAGCCTGGTTAGCAGATCTAGGAGCCATGCCGGGCATATAAGTTAAATCATCACTGAATTCCATTTGCAATGCTGTTAAAGCATGAGCAAGAGAGCCCATTTGACTTAGTCTTTGGGAACGATCTTCTGATGGTGTAAAAGGCAGTAATCTCCTTCTCTTCTTTTGCAACACCAATGATGCAGAACGTCTTCGACGCTTTCTAGTATCTGAGGATTGAGCCAGAAGTAACAAATAGAAAACACCAATTAGAGATAATCATTTCATCGAATGCAAAGGAGAAGCAATCTAAGcccataattttatttacttatattcTGTGACAGGCAACCACTGCCTTCCAATTCTagtgaatgaaaaagaaaggctCTTTAAAGTCTGAACTCacagaatatttttatttattgtaacaAGATTGCTGTTCATAATGTTCATTGCATGATTACTATAACATCCTGCTGGCCTTCACTTGTCATAACTTAGAGAATACCTAGCTACCTCAAGTGGAATCACGGGAGCATGACTATCAGTTAGGAAGTGACAAGTTCATCATTTGCTAAGCAGAATTACTGATGCACATTTTAAAGCATTCGTGTTTGCATATATCCACTGTGGCAGTAATCTTTTTGCTCACTATTAGATGACCATTCAACATTCGTATTCCTTTATCTAAATGGTTATCCTAAAACTTCACTTGTATTAAAATCTAAACTAATTGCTTTTACAATAAGTTTAAACAGATCATACAGttccattaattcattaagcttaccattttcaaatttgtcaAGAACCTAGCTGATGCGACCATGTATCTGACCAAAAGTAGGATCAACTACATGGATGAAGTTAATCTAAAACTTTCTATCTTAGGATTTAGTTTTCTGCAGATTCATATTTGCACTTCAGttattttgttcaattctTGGTTTTATATTGAATGAATTAGGCTTCAGTTGATTTTGTGGTAATCCAGAATATACTTGGGATCAATGGGGCTTTGGGTTCTTTATCTCATTGTTTTAGCTGAGACAACTCAAATGTTGACGATAATGAGTCTTATTCGTCTTTCCTCTTCCTTGAGGTGAATGCTGGAAACAAAGTATTTGACCAAAATGTaatcaaatgaaaaggatgaaGCATTCCAAATggaatcaatttttataataataaaagttcatTAAGTACAATACTGCATGTGAAAACTCCTAGAGTAGAAATTTTCGGCGAACTAATGTAACAGTATTTATGATTGCCATCTCAGTTTGTGCGAGAATAGTTTCTATAGGGGGTTGAAtatgtaatataatttattgattgatCCCAACTCTACATTGTTCAACAAGTTAATAAATACATTCCTGCATTGTGTCATTATTAGTAAGCCGACATCTTGTGATTCCATTACTAAACTCATGACTCCACTTGATAAACCTTGATTAACATGTAGGTCACACCTTTAAATCCCATagaattaattacataatctTCACAAACcttcattcaaaattttaatttggttcTCGTGTTCATGATAAATTTTACccttgttattgtttttaaattttttttaataggacAGACAGAGATGTACGTTCTTGAATAATCAAAATTGCACCTTGAGGAGAGTCACATTTCTCTTCTGGCAGATTAGGcttcttaattttgaaaaaatcaattatcttCCTCTGTGAAAAACCTGAAACACGCATAAAAACACAAGTTATTTTGCCACATTTTACGttagataatttaaaaacaacaaataaaatataaaaaataacaaaaacggAAAGAAAAATCCCCTACTTCTTACACGTCTCTGGCCAGAGCACTTGGGGCATAACCAGGTTCCAATGGGCACTCTAACGACGATCGGTCTGAGGCATTTCATATGGAAGCCTTTATCACATTTATCACACAACAACAGCTCCTCGGCTCGCTCGCCGGAGCCGCATTGCTCGCAGCCGACGTCGCCGTAGTCGCCTCGTTCCACCACCGCGTAGTGCGCCTTCGCAAGTATCTCCTCCATCGACTTCACCTTCTTCGGCGGCGGAGACGGAGACAGCATTCGTCGCGGCGCCTCCGTTCTCCGGCGCGAGCCGATGAGCCGCCTAGCCTCCGCCGATGAGGTGGTGGCCGGAGCCATTGTACGAAAAAATGAGGAAGGactaatttgaaatttatgatgATTATCGAGGgcagaaattaaattttgaaaaaactgATGGATTTTTGTAACAGAGCTGAAAACTTTGTATGTTTTGCAGGAAATGGAGGAGATTTTTTGCCTTGGTGTCTCGCGGGGAAAAGAGAGAGGCGCAAAGAGGGGGCCGAAGCTAACGTGCGCCGACTGCGCGCACGGAATTTGAGGTGCGCATCTTCGCAGGTATTACGCTGTCGTTGAGGCATTCCTTTCAGCTGATTTTTGTACTAGCCGTTTTGGGAAAACGAGTAAAACGACGAAAATAACCTCCGTAAAGTTTCTATTGCATGCCTTTCATGTGACGTTTGATTGAAATTAGCAATTtacaaatcaataaaaaaaaatttaaatcacaCATacacttaataaaaaattaatcagaGTTCAGCgataaaattgattacaataaataacaaaaaaaaaattgagataataaaatcTGTTGAGTTGTTTATTTGTTCTTGTTAATTAGTCAACGACTACAAATGTTGATTATGTGGTTTCTATATATGGCCAATTCTTAATAGTATGGTTTTCGACAGCAAAAATCCCCTTAAGAACGAGAGCTCATGGGAATTTAAAATGTTAGAATCGCATATTgagcttatttttttaacaacgtTGGACACTCCGacattgaaattcttttctaaaCGGGCATAGAATGGACTCttgtaaaggaaaaaaaaaaaaaaaaaaggtcgaATTACCCCCTTTTTGAAATGGTaatcttcaaaatattttaaattattgtaaaattttaatttactctatttttatttaaaaaataaagaaaaaatcaggGTGcagtaatgaaatttttttttttttatcttctttaaaaaaatagagataaaatgaggtttataataatttaaaagtatttttaagataataattttctcgAGGGGTAATCTCTTACAATTTTACCTCTTGTTAagagaattttaaaatcaacacAGACTTGCGAGGCACCGCAGTGCAAGTCGTTCTTTGACTTATAAATTAGAGCAGGAATCACAGACCAAGACTTCACATAAGTCAATTTATACGCAACATTTTTCCGTGCATTCACAATTGGAAATTGAGTCAACTGATGAAGTTTTGTGTTTGAACACCACCGCTTTGTCAGACTTTCTTCACTAATGTATGGCCAAATGTCAACCCAAGCTTGTGTGTGAAGCATTGAATTGCAAGTGGTGATCAGAAGTTGCCAAGCAATTGCAAACTCGAGAGGAGAACAAGCTAAagttgaattttctttttcataaaaaactTATAACATATACATGTGGCACTaatgaaatgagaaaaaaaaaatattagtattcCTGAGGAAATGAAGCTTTTTCTTCTGATCATTATAATATTCATCTATCTATTCTCCACATCACAGGCTCAATCCCCACGATCCAATTACAATATAGCCCCAGGCTCCACTCTTTACACAAACTCATCTCCAAATTTCTGGCCTTCTCCTTCTGGCCATTTTGCTTTCGGATTTTACACCAGTGGCAATGGCTTCAAGGTTGGAATATGGCTCGTTGACGGCAGCAACcgaacaaataaaacaattgtATGGACTGCTCGACGAGAAGACCCCGTGGTCTCATCTGGTGCGGCTCTGCAGTTCTCTGTAGATGGCAGCAGAGTCCTGCTTCGCAACTCCAATGGCGAAGTCCAGTCTATAGCTGAGCCTACTCAAAGCAGTGCTGTAGCTGCTTCAATGCTTGATTCGGGTAACTTCGTGTTGTACGACTCAAGCTCTCGGATTGTTTGGGCTAGTTTTGATCGACCAACTGACACCCTTTTGGTAGGCCAAAAGCTAGCTCAAAATACTGCTCTCCGTTCGAGTACATCTTTAACGAATCAATCTGTTGGAAACTTTGAACTTTGGATGGAACGATGGGGAAGTCTCACTGCATTCCCAAAGATAAGTATTCAAGTGACGAAATATGCTTATTGGTCGTCATTTACTGATTCAGCTGCTGGACAAAATGTAACATTGAATTTAGGCCGAGATGGGCGTTTATATCTTGAAAATTCAACTGGGTATACTGTAAAGAATTTAACTGAAGGGGGTCTTTCAGTTAATAGGACAAATTTGTATCGAGCTACTCTTGATGTTGATGGCATTTTCAGGCTTTATCAGAATCAAGTTGGGACTAATGGTGGCTTGAGCTCCAAGATTGTTTGGGCGGCGATCAACGAAGAAGATCGTTGTCAAGTGAAAGTAACTTGTGGGTTGAATAGCTATTGCAGCCTTCGTGGTTCCGGAACTGCTTGCCTGTGTCCTCCTGGATTCATTTACAATGATCAGCAACGGCCCCAGGACGGCTGCAAGTTAAACTTTTCCACTGGAGATGATTGCCTTGAAGATCAGGGTAGCAACAGTTACAACATTTCTCATCTAGAAAACATCTATTGGGAGCCTGATGAATATGATCTTATCAATCATATACCTCATGAAGAAACTTGTTCAAACGCATGTTTGGGTGATTGTAATTGTGTTGTGGCAAAGTACAAAGACCCAGTGTGCTATAAACACAAGCTTCCATTGGGATTCGGAATGAAAAATGACTCAAGCGGAATCAAATCTCTGGTCAAAGTTAGAATTGGCGGCTTCCCTAAAGGTGGTGACAGGATTGTCAACAAGAAAACTGGCAAGGACTTTGTAATTATTGGTGTTTTCCTGACTGCCTTTTCATTGATTGTTTTCTTATCAGCTCTCTATCTTTTCTATGCTCATCAGATATGGAGCTACAAGGTAACCTCAAGGGGAGCAAGCCCACCTGATGTAGTTGAAGAAATCAATATGAGGTCATTTAGCTATGAGCAGCTTGTTGTGGCTACCAAAAATTTCGAGGAGGAGATAGGCAGGGGAGGATCAGGGCGGGTCTATAAGGGCTCTATTAATGGTGGAAAAGAGGTTGCAGTGAAGAAGCTAATAAAGATGGTAGAAGAAGGTGAGAGTGAGTTTCGAAACGAAATTAAGATAATTGGAAGAACTCATCACAAGAACTTGGTTCAATTGGTAGGCTTTTGTACGGAAGGATCAAACAGGCTTCTTGTATACGAGTTCATGAAGAATGGTTCTCTGGCAAATCTTCTTTTTACATCCGAGCAACGCCCAAGTTGGAACGAAAGGAGAAGGATTGCGTTAGAGATTGCCAAAGGGATACATTACTTACATGATGAATGCGAAACAAGAATCATCCACTGTGACATCAAACCGCAGAACATTCTCATGGATGAGTCATGGACGGCCAAGATATCGGATTTTGGACTCTCGAAGCTGTTGAAGCCTGATCAAACGAGAACATACACAATTTTGCGAGGGACAAGAGGGTACACGGCTCCAGAATGGCACAGCAACAACAGTCCAATTACGGTGAAATCAGACGTGTATAGCTTTGGAGTTATGTTGCTTGAAATTGTTTGCTGTAGAAAGAACATGGATGAGACATTGAGAGACCAAGAAGTGGTTCTCATTGATTGGGCTTATCATTACTATGAAGCTGGTGAGGTTCAAAATTTGGTTATTGAAGAAGATCATGTAGACATGGAGGAATTGGAGAAGATGGTGAAGATTGGACTTTGGTGTGTGGAGACTGAGTTTAGTTTAAGGCCTACAATGAAGCAAgtgattttgatgatggaAGGATTTGTTGCTACACCACCTCCTCCTTCACCATATTCTTCTATTAGAGgctaattatttatgttttagaAACTAAGTAATCAGTACACATCATCCGTTAATCTTTGTTGTAAGTAAATTTTGACGGCAGGAATAACAATCCCATAACTTATGAAAATCATCATCAgttcatagtttttttttacagcaaAACAAATCCAATATATACTATTAATTTGCTCCTCCAAAcccacccccaaaaaaaaaagtggataATATATAACCTTAACATTCTGTTTGTGTTGTGGTGATGTAACTTAAAATCTATGGCTACTTTAAAATGGAGGCTGGAATTGTAGGGGAACAAAAGAGACAGAGCAAATTACAAATCAGTGTAAGACTACTCCGTTTCAATTATCCACCATTTCTTTGGCTTGTTGAAGATCCCAGGTCCATAAgttgaataaaaaatctcaacaaGCAGAGGAAATTGGAGCAGAGCAAAAAGGGTCACAGGAAGACTGGCAAGCAGAATAATTGGAAAAGACACCCATGCTATCCTCGCTTTAAGAATAATCACAAGGGTCACTCCAAAAGTTACCATCATTGTTGCTATTGAGAAGAAAAGTGATGAGAGACCAATTATCAGTTTCCTCGGCAACGATTTGAGAAAATCTTCTTCTCCGTACCTTGATGTAAGGATTCCCAAGAACATGAGCACTGAAGTGCAAGAAGAGAAGAGTGACATTGCATCAGCTACTATGAACACCATGAAGGAATTTCTGTGCAAATAGAGAGGGATGCCTGTGTATTCATCATAGCCACCGGGGACAGTGAATGCTGCTGAAAACATAATAGTGGCAATAAGTGCAGCCACAACTGTGCATGATTCTGCTGTCTCCTTCATCCATTTCTCCCCTTGTTCCACTAGTTTCTTGTGCTGATCACTGAATAAAGCCCGAGGAGTTTTGTAATGTAGATTTACCATTTCCTTGTACTTGGGTTGTACTATACTCTCCACTTCctatagaaataataaaaaaaaagataaagttagttatctttttcatttctattttgGACAAAAATATCTACTAAGCAACCTCCTCTTAGTATATAGTGGCAGAATTAGGATTTTGGTTTGATGGCATTGTAACTATAGAAATCATAAATTTGAGTGGgctataatataaaattagtaaaactAAAAGTGTCAACAAATGTAAAGTGAGGATTGTAATTGAGAAACCATGGATCTAAATAGGATCAAATATAAaagctatatatatacaatcaATTTCTGGAAcggacactttttttttttatgcagaCACATTAATAAATCATGCGATTTAATGGAgtcattttaattaactattaaattGGATGATTTAATAGtgtgtttgaaaaaaaaatcaggatGCCTACACCGGaatatgattatatatatatatatatatataagagcGATTAAACGTAAAAAAACGTAtagaaattgataaaatttcagTTCATGCTCTCATTTTTTCCCCTAAAAGATATCATTCTTTTGACAATACTAAGATTAAGAATTAACTAGATAGTACCATATGCGCAGTGTGGCATTGTCACACactataatttcaaaaatatagtTCATTAGCTCATTAAAATGTCAGTCTCCCTTTGTAAAGAGTCTTTAGACTACTAATGTCGAGAGTCTTTCTTATATGTACTCTAAGAGCTAATGCTTAACATAGTGAAACACTTACCTTAAACCATTGTAGCTCCCGCTGCATTTGTAGTGCTGCACCAGAGACTCGATCAAGCTGAGAAGATGGTGCTAGAAATGCAGCTTGATGTAAAATATTGTTGTGGGCTTTGTCCCAATTAGTTGCCACTGAGTTCTTCTTGGCACCCATTGTGTAAATAAggttgaaaattttttcttggCGTTGCAATGTCGCGTACGAAAATATGTGGCGGTTATAATCATCATAGCACCATATAATATCAGGGTAATGTTTCATTATCTCAGTGATGAACTCAACAATGCCATGCTTCACAGCTATGAATACCACTTTCTTTATACCCACTTTCTCAAATTGTGACTCCCCTTGTGTCGAGATTTCTCGACAGACGCAGCTTAGCAGTTCTTGGGTTTGCACATGTGCTAACTTTACTTCATATATGTGCTTGATTGCCGGAACTGTGAAAAAGATTGAGCAGTTCATTAATGTTAGGGATGTTCTCTAATAACTTTGAACTTCAAAGTAATAATTTGCTGTAAATGGAGTAAAGTCGCTTACCAAAAAGATTCAGGCTTTTCCAGACCATGTGGAGCAATTTAGTCATTGCTGCAATTATGAAACACAAATTAActtataattcataaatttggTGTGTTTTAGGGATTTGAATCCGAGTAAGAttgattgttattaataaaaatttatatgtaattaaaatctTACACCTACCCACAATCTTATAAATACGCGtgacataaaatttttcaaaattcagtACAGCTAATATCATGATacgaaatttatttttaattatttttgtagaatatttttttttttttttttttttgtctagaaagaaaatataccTGGGGTAAAGAAATTCTTGTGCTCAGCTGGTCCCAGATGTGGCCTCTCGATGTCTCCATGACTAATGTTGTTGGATGCATACGCACTATGTATGTAAATAGCTTCAAGAAGCAATGGCTCATTTAGTGATGTTtccttatttataaaaaactaaGCCAAAGTGTTTTcatttaggatttttttttaataatgtataGTTTAACTATCATGCAGTTAATTAATGACAAGAAGTACATACATGAGTAAATCCATTTTTTCCAAAATGCAAGCTGAGTTCCACTGGGGAATGCAGAGGGCTTTTGAGCCAACATATCTATGGCTGTGTCACCATCGTTATCTTGAGCATAAGCCAATTTTCTGTAGCGTTGCAGCAGATCCAGGGGAATATCTATTGTAACAAATAACtataagaagaaataaaaccaaaatatataatcataaataaaggCACCTTCCAAAGTCTCATGCTGTCTGGTAAGAACCTCTAACAACAGTTAAAAAAGTTTTAGTGATCCCAAAGGTAAACCCGTGTAGATTAAACCCAAAGAAGATaagactaaaaaaaaaagcgaaaATATGTGCATTTGGTAATTACAAAACGTAAAACTAAACaagttaattcttttttttttggacactGATCTATGAGATTAGTTTacatttaatctaattaagtATTGTCCAGATTTTGTAAGAGAAAAAACTGCCTCCACTCAATTAAATATCTATTCCACTCACATATTGTAAGGGAAAAGACTGCCTCCACTCAATTATACAATTCAATTGAGGATGTAATTATCCCATAATACTTTTGTGAGAATGTCTACTCCACTctttaaaggagaaattacacCCACAATAATTCAATTGAGGAAGGAATTATCCTATAATGCTTTTGTGGGAATGTCTACTCCACTCTTTAAATGATGAATTACTCCCACAATATTTTTGTGGGGATTGAAATTGCTGCCCTCACAAATTGTGAGGAAGACAACCATAACCACTTGGATAAAGGGCGAGTGGTACTAACAAGTTAACTCTAAGGGCACAAAGataatagaaattataaaaataagatttgaGGGTTACTATAGTATAGTTCCCCAATTCTTCATCAAAATTCCTGATATCTCGATACCACTTCTAAGCTTTTCGTCACCGATCCCCAAGTCATGAAAGTTATTTGGAGGTTGTTAACGAAAGACTTAGAGGCATAGctgagaattttgagttttttatttttttagaggaGCCATTGACCTAATACGATTACACAACAAAAGATTTTCTCACCAAAGATGTCATCAATGATGCAACTTGTGAGAAGCATAGCGCCATTTGTGCCTTTATCAGGATCAAGCTCTTCAATTGGAGTCTCCCGATAGAGATATCTAACCATATCATCATGGCCATAAAGAGATGCTATAACAACTGGGATATTGCCATGCTGATTAGGAATTGTTAGTAACTCTCGGTTCTTTCTCACCAAATACTCAGCAATCTTTGTGACTCCACCTGTGGCTGCAAAATTCAGTGCTGTGGCACCATTTTTGTTCTTGATCGCCAAGTCCTTTTCGTCTATCCGTTTCACCAGCTCTCCGACAACCTTCACGCGTCCGGCAAGAACAGCAATGTGAAGAGCTGTGTCTCCATCCGCAGAAAGGCTCGCGGTTAGTGCATCGGGATGAAGATCTAAGAAGCTTTTTGTAGTTTCCAAATCCCCACTGTCTACAGCTCTATATAGCGTCAGGTTGTGGATGTAATCAGTGTCCTTTGCTTCTACCAAAACTGTAAG
This window contains:
- the LOC102616709 gene encoding G-type lectin S-receptor-like serine/threonine-protein kinase LECRK4, whose amino-acid sequence is MKLFLLIIIIFIYLFSTSQAQSPRSNYNIAPGSTLYTNSSPNFWPSPSGHFAFGFYTSGNGFKVGIWLVDGSNRTNKTIVWTARREDPVVSSGAALQFSVDGSRVLLRNSNGEVQSIAEPTQSSAVAASMLDSGNFVLYDSSSRIVWASFDRPTDTLLVGQKLAQNTALRSSTSLTNQSVGNFELWMERWGSLTAFPKISIQVTKYAYWSSFTDSAAGQNVTLNLGRDGRLYLENSTGYTVKNLTEGGLSVNRTNLYRATLDVDGIFRLYQNQVGTNGGLSSKIVWAAINEEDRCQVKVTCGLNSYCSLRGSGTACLCPPGFIYNDQQRPQDGCKLNFSTGDDCLEDQGSNSYNISHLENIYWEPDEYDLINHIPHEETCSNACLGDCNCVVAKYKDPVCYKHKLPLGFGMKNDSSGIKSLVKVRIGGFPKGGDRIVNKKTGKDFVIIGVFLTAFSLIVFLSALYLFYAHQIWSYKVTSRGASPPDVVEEINMRSFSYEQLVVATKNFEEEIGRGGSGRVYKGSINGGKEVAVKKLIKMVEEGESEFRNEIKIIGRTHHKNLVQLVGFCTEGSNRLLVYEFMKNGSLANLLFTSEQRPSWNERRRIALEIAKGIHYLHDECETRIIHCDIKPQNILMDESWTAKISDFGLSKLLKPDQTRTYTILRGTRGYTAPEWHSNNSPITVKSDVYSFGVMLLEIVCCRKNMDETLRDQEVVLIDWAYHYYEAGEVQNLVIEEDHVDMEELEKMVKIGLWCVETEFSLRPTMKQVILMMEGFVATPPPPSPYSSIRG
- the LOC102609318 gene encoding probable Histone-lysine N-methyltransferase ATXR5 isoform X3, with protein sequence MAPATTSSAEARRLIGSRRRTEAPRRMLSPSPPPKKVKSMEEILAKAHYAVVERGDYGDVGCEQCGSGERAEELLLCDKCDKGFHMKCLRPIVVRVPIGTWLCPKCSGQRRVRSFSQRKIIDFFKIKKPNLPEEKCDSPQDTRKRRRRSASLVLQKKRRRLLPFTPSEDRSQRLSQMGSLAHALTALQMEFSDDLTYMPGMAPRSANQAEFEEGGMQVLSKEDTETLEQCRAMCKRGECPPLVVVYDSCEGFTVEADGQIKDMTFIAEYIGDVDFIRNREHDDCDSMMTLLLATDPSKSLVICPDKRGNIARFINGINNYTLP
- the LOC102609318 gene encoding probable Histone-lysine N-methyltransferase ATXR5 isoform X1 encodes the protein MAPATTSSAEARRLIGSRRRTEAPRRMLSPSPPPKKVKSMEEILAKAHYAVVERGDYGDVGCEQCGSGERAEELLLCDKCDKGFHMKCLRPIVVRVPIGTWLCPKCSGQRRVRSFSQRKIIDFFKIKKPNLPEEKCDSPQDTRKRRRRSASLVLQKKRRRLLPFTPSEDRSQRLSQMGSLAHALTALQMEFSDDLTYMPGMAPRSANQAEFEEGGMQVLSKEDTETLEQCRAMCKRGECPPLVVVYDSCEGFTVEADGQIKDMTFIAEYIGDVDFIRNREHDDCDSMMTLLLATDPSKSLVICPDKRGNIARFINGINNYTLEGRKKQNCKCVRYSVNGECRVFLVATRDIAKGERLYYDYNGYEQEYPTHHFV
- the LOC102609318 gene encoding probable Histone-lysine N-methyltransferase ATXR5 isoform X2 produces the protein MAPATTSSAEARRLIGSRRRTEAPRRMLSPSPPPKKVKSMEEILAKAHYAVVERGDYGDVGCEQCGSGERAEELLLCDKCDKGFHMKCLRPIVVRVPIGTWLCPKCSGQRRVRSFSQRKIIDFFKIKKPNLPEEKCDSPQDTRKRRRRSASLVLQKKRRRLLPFTPSEDRSQRLSQMGSLAHALTALQMEFSDDLTYMPGMAPRSANQAEFEEGGMQVLSKEDTETLEQCRAMCKRGECPPLVVVYDSCEGFTVEADGQIKDMTFIAEYIGDVDFIRNREHDDCDSMMTLLLATDPSKSLVICPDKRGNIARFINGINNYTLEGRKKQNFAQLF